In Mixophyes fleayi isolate aMixFle1 chromosome 4, aMixFle1.hap1, whole genome shotgun sequence, the following proteins share a genomic window:
- the LOC142149710 gene encoding uncharacterized protein LOC142149710 isoform X1, which yields MSRVLILSMLALWGKSCAATEKYCVHQPRGTESFVGEALTLPCRFVSPKNKEHDSEVTVIWKASNQDYCGGGNKEFYNSLANSTFPQYRRRLVLVGDPKALNATITLANVTADDANTYCCRIKMKHKDGTLTQFQSRKGTHLTVRGENELRIEQPSFIPAFIGDTVNIFSRFTTKNQNIHPNTILCQVRRGVGAGPGCTNIFSRRTCTDGAGKNILHFKIDHVNSSHQGWYCWEIQVLTKDEKIAKYEKNVGTELLIVEQTNHLDIWQPSVTVFNNHAIINCMYSAPQYENILWTRVYWMVGNSREHFIYHPDPDFIHPDYKGKTRLINESILVLEKFHGPDNTTFYCRVVIQRCGLQTEVIMEEGPGTQLRIYSMHDPVLKESSQCLNIIVIYAGIKLLFLLVLFIVALVYIKKT from the exons GTAAATCCTGTGCGGCAACAGAAAAGTACTGTGTGCACCAGCCCCGAGGAACAGAGTCATTTGTGGGAGAAGCTCTCACCCTCCCCTGCAGGTTTGTGTCTCCAAAAAACAAGGAACATGATTCAGAAGTGACCGTTATATGGAAAGCTTCAAATCAAGACTACTGTGGTGGTGGTAACAAGGAATTTTACAACAGCTTGGCAAATTCCACATTTCCGCAATATCGGAGAAGACTAGTCCTAGTGGGCGATCCAAAAGCTCTAAATGCAACTATAACTCTAGCAAATGTTACAGCAGATGATGCAAACACATATTGCTGTCGtataaaaatgaaacataaagatgGAACCCTTACCCAGTTTCAAAGCAGAAAAGGGACTCATCTCACTGTGAGAG GTGAGAATGAACTCAGGATAGAGCAACCATCTTTTATCCCTGCATTCATTGGTGACACAGTGAATATTTTCTCTCGATTCACAACTAAGAACCAAAATATTCACCCTAATACAATTTTGTGTCAAGTGCGGAGAGGCGTGGGGGCTGGACCTGGATGTACCAATATCTTCTCTAGAAGAACCTGCACAGACGGGGCTGGGAAAAATATTCTACATTTCAAAATTGATCATGTCAATTCTTCACACCAAGGCTGGTACTGCTGGGAAATACAAGTTTTAACAAAAGATGAAAAAATagctaaatatgaaaaaaatgttggAACAGAACTTCTCATTGTAG aaCAAACAAATCACTTGGACATCTGGCAGCCATCAGTAACTGTATTTAATAATCATGCAATAATCAACTGCATGTACTCAGCACCACAGTATGAGAACATTCTATGGACCAGGGTCTATTGGATGGTCGGGAACTCAAGAGAGCACTTTATATATCATCCAGACCCAGACTTCATACACCCAGATTACAAGGGAAAGACCAGGCTGATCAATGAGTCCATCCTTGTCCTAGAAAAGTTCCATGGTCCAGATAACACCACCTTCTACTGCCGTGTAGTGATACAACGTTGTGGATTACAGACAGAGGTGATAATGGAGGAAGGCCCTGGAACACAGCTGAGAATCTACAGTATGCACG ATCCAGTCCTGAAGGAGTCATCTCAATGTCTCAATATAATTGTAATTTATGCTGGAATCAAACTCCTCTTCCTTCTTGTTCTGTTCATAGTAGCTTTGGTCTACATTAAGAAAACGTAA
- the LOC142149710 gene encoding uncharacterized protein LOC142149710 isoform X2: MSRVLILSMLALWGKSCAATEKYCVHQPRGTESFVGEALTLPCRFVSPKNKEHDSEVTVIWKASNQDYCGGGNKEFYNSLANSTFPQYRRRLVLVGDPKALNATITLANVTADDANTYCCRIKMKHKDGTLTQFQSRKGTHLTVREQTNHLDIWQPSVTVFNNHAIINCMYSAPQYENILWTRVYWMVGNSREHFIYHPDPDFIHPDYKGKTRLINESILVLEKFHGPDNTTFYCRVVIQRCGLQTEVIMEEGPGTQLRIYSMHDPVLKESSQCLNIIVIYAGIKLLFLLVLFIVALVYIKKT; encoded by the exons GTAAATCCTGTGCGGCAACAGAAAAGTACTGTGTGCACCAGCCCCGAGGAACAGAGTCATTTGTGGGAGAAGCTCTCACCCTCCCCTGCAGGTTTGTGTCTCCAAAAAACAAGGAACATGATTCAGAAGTGACCGTTATATGGAAAGCTTCAAATCAAGACTACTGTGGTGGTGGTAACAAGGAATTTTACAACAGCTTGGCAAATTCCACATTTCCGCAATATCGGAGAAGACTAGTCCTAGTGGGCGATCCAAAAGCTCTAAATGCAACTATAACTCTAGCAAATGTTACAGCAGATGATGCAAACACATATTGCTGTCGtataaaaatgaaacataaagatgGAACCCTTACCCAGTTTCAAAGCAGAAAAGGGACTCATCTCACTGTGAGAG aaCAAACAAATCACTTGGACATCTGGCAGCCATCAGTAACTGTATTTAATAATCATGCAATAATCAACTGCATGTACTCAGCACCACAGTATGAGAACATTCTATGGACCAGGGTCTATTGGATGGTCGGGAACTCAAGAGAGCACTTTATATATCATCCAGACCCAGACTTCATACACCCAGATTACAAGGGAAAGACCAGGCTGATCAATGAGTCCATCCTTGTCCTAGAAAAGTTCCATGGTCCAGATAACACCACCTTCTACTGCCGTGTAGTGATACAACGTTGTGGATTACAGACAGAGGTGATAATGGAGGAAGGCCCTGGAACACAGCTGAGAATCTACAGTATGCACG ATCCAGTCCTGAAGGAGTCATCTCAATGTCTCAATATAATTGTAATTTATGCTGGAATCAAACTCCTCTTCCTTCTTGTTCTGTTCATAGTAGCTTTGGTCTACATTAAGAAAACGTAA